In the genome of Astatotilapia calliptera chromosome 18, fAstCal1.2, whole genome shotgun sequence, the window tgtattttttttcctaaaaactATGAAAATACAGATTTCCATGCAGTAGTGTTGCAACACAGAATCTGACATGATGTCTATGCCTATTCAGGCCTCACTGGGAACAATGTAAAGCACAAAATGTGTGGGATAAACATGTAATTGTTATACTTTTACCAGAAACGTGGAAATCTTTGATCATCTGTTTTCAAAAGCAGGCCAACACGTTCGCTGTCTGCATGTTGGCAAGAGCCCGAGGACCACTGCCAAACACAAGGGCCGCAGAGGgatttgaataaatgtttctacAATCACTGTTTCCTCGTGTCCTTTTTAGATGAATTAAAAGGAGATGATATGGTGGCTCTGCTTGTTTTGGATGCACTGTGCAAGGAATGAGACAAAGACTAAAGAAAAGCGCTCTTGCGTAAATCAAAAGTTGTTTGACTTTGGAGACCAactttttcctttgtgtgtTGATAAAATCAAGAACTACACAAAAAGTGTACAAGAACTAAGGAATTTTCTACACCAGTCATTGCAGTTAATCAAATCGCAATCACTATTGCTAGGATTTAGTTTCCCGTGAAAGCTCCAAGAGCAAGGCAGCTCTCAGATTGtggtttttgattgttttgccaGTTTCATAAAAAAATTATAGTATGAGACATGTgctacagatatatatatataaaaaaattatttactgACCTCTTACAGCTACAATCAATAAGATTTATTAATAACATAATGTAGggtgcgatcgtggctcaagagttcgtcttgtaatcggaaggttgccggtttgagccccggctccgacagtcttggtcgttgtgtccttgggaagacacttcacccgttgcctactggtggtggtcagagggcccggtggcgcctgtgtccggcagcctcgcctctgtcagtgcgccccagggcagctgtggctacaatgtagcttgccatcaccagtgtgtgaatgtgtgtgtgaatgggtggatgactgaatgtagtgtaaagtgctttggggtccatagggactaagtaaagcactatacaaatacagaccatttaccattatgtTTAGAAACAGAGTGGACCTTTCAAATTATTTCACACATTTCCTCTAGGTTCAAATTTGTAGCTCTTTCTCAAAAAATTTGAGTGATTTCATTATTGTAAACCCAGTAAATGTGCTTTTAAAGTGCAATCAACACTTTGAAACGGTTCAAACACTGGATAATATCTCATTATGGCTTCCAGAtggactaaataaataaaaagaagcttGCAGCTAGCAGCATGAAATAGTGAAGTAAGGGGAGCTGATGTCATGTGATGCATTATTGAGCAAAGTGTAAGAATAGTCTAAGAAGAATTTTGGCTTTCAAGTTTTCTTCAACTGACTTTAAAACAGTCTTTGTCTCTGTCCTTTGTTACTAAAGTCCTAAAGATACAACAcagtcttaaaaataaatacatctgcACCACATGGGACAGAGATCTTGGCTCCTCTTGTCAGCAGCCTGCTGAGATAATTACACGGTGCAGACTACATGAACATGGCCTAATAATACACAGTGCAGACATGGCAGGCTTGTAATGTTCACCAGATCAGCAGCTTGGCCCAAAACCATTCTCGTTCTTACTGTTTTTTAATCAGTTGGAAGAAAAAGGTGAACACCTGAAACAGACAGTATTATTTGTAATTGTTACTGTACGGGGGACTTCTTGAAGAAAGAAATCAGCTGCTAATCTGACCGAAAGCTTGTTTGTGTCAATGAAACTTTGAACTTTATAAGCCGATCTTTTAAACTATTCACTGAATTCTCAGCGTCACAAATTACCAACATGATGTTAACAACAATCCAAGGGAGAGCAGCAGCTCCAGTCCTTCATTAAATACCACAAGCGATTAGATGATGAGAGAGAAACTACAGGATAAGGAAACTCCATCCACAGGTGGACCCACAAGGAAGCATCACAGAAGAATGAAAGGGACAGAAGGactgagagagagtgagtgagagggaaaaaaaacagggaaaatcccaaaaagttatTGTTAGAGGCCAAAAACCAGGGGTATTAATATCCAGGTAAAATACCCCAGCTTGCTCCAGATCCTTTAAATCACCTTCAATTAATTCAGTGAGATTTTTTAGGTGTAACTGATTTTGCAGAAATGGAAATGTTTTCCAAATtcaatgttttttaatgtgacaTAAACAAAAGTACAAATGTTGGACTAGAGTAGGATTAACCTCTTCAAATCTTATGTTATTTAGTTCCATTTAGTTTGATTAAATCTTCTTTAAATAGCACCAAAACAATACAATTATTCAGCAAAGAATTCAACCCCAGCAGTTTTTATGGGTTGTTTTGAGTTAACTCTAGTATTCAGTGAGGTTTCACGGAGTCCTGAAAACTTCACCCCTGATAAAGTCTTTTGGAGCATCATGACCTGCCTCCTGTCTGTTTTGGCTCCACAATGGGCCACAACAAACAGCTCACCATTAACAACAGCAAGTTAATGTCAAGTGGACATTGGATAGTGTTCAGAACCCAGCCTTAACTTCTCTGATCACCTATTCTGCTTGTCTCTAAAGCCTGTATGTTTTATACCTTGTACTTGTGAAATACTTTTAACATCTCAGTTACAGTTCTGGTATCTGCTGGTATCTGCATGCAGTTTAAATTTGAATGGCTATACACAAATGAATTAATCATCATTTACTCATAAACACAGAAGCATAAAGTCAATCTCAAGTTCCCACAGAACATACATCCCTTAGTGCAGGTATAATGCCTTTCAAAGGCCAGAAGCTGACGTGAGCTCCACTGAGCTGAAATGACAGAAAGGGAGCAGTCAgatacagaaacacaaagaacaggAGAGATAGAGAAGGAGCTTTTCAACAATGCTGCTTAATAAATCAAACAGGCAGATGAAGGTTCTGCAGTCTTCATGAACTCCCTGCACTGTAGCAAGCATGTTATCTCCCATCTCAGAGGTGAAAAATGAGGTTGAGGTAGTTACTAGTACGTCAGGTTTTGTTCCCCGCTTCCCATTTCTTGTTTAAATTCCTCTTCCGCTCTGCCAAAGTTGCTTTGAGGTGATTAGTTTGGTTGAGTTTTATGGTgagttattatattttttcaagACTTTAGTGTAATGTTTCCCAAAACTCTGTTCACTTAACAGTAATCTCCAACACTCggtcttcctcccacagtccagcaCCATGCAGGTTGGGATAGATGGTGCTCTAAATTCGTTGTAGATGtgattctgtttctttctgtgtggGAGCACTAGCCAGAGCACGACTGTTTATTTAGAGGCTTatactgccatcttgtggcagtAGTGAAGACTGACAGGCTCACTTGTTTCATTCATATAGTACCATTTCACAATAGTTCATCCCAAACTATCTTATAATGGGAGGCAAAGACTGCGTAATATTAAAGAGGAAACACCAAGTTCACAATCCCCTATTAGCAGAACTTCCTTTTCTGGAGGGTCGTCTGGTAGAACAAGGACTAAGAGAGACACAGGCGTGTTCCACTGGTTTGGGAGTTCATTGAGAAACCATGAACAACAAACACAAGACCAAATTCGTTGCCTTTGAATACACGTCTATTGTAACAGTTGCAACAACAAttttaaggaaaaacaaaattcagttAACATTAGCTTGTAAGGTAATAGGCACCAGTCTGTCTAGTTTGCTGTGTGAAGATGGGATGTGTCAGTATGCCTCAAGGTAATTTGTGAGCCACAGATGCCAGTTTATGATAAATCACAATCTTTCATTACATTAAATAATACATCAGAAATCAACACTTAAGAACATTTATTCTAGAGTTAAACGGCAGTCAATACGTCTTGTCTTTTTGGTTTTGATGAATTAATAAGTTGACTTTAGAGTGTCCAGCAGCAAAAGTAACTTTAATTTTAATAGATATTTTAATAGACATGAGACAAAGTCTGCAGCAACATCACCCTGTGACAACTGGATCGTCTCACAACATCAAAGTACCTCAGTGTGACAGAAGGACTGAATCTACATCGTGTCAAGAATTCAGGATACGCTTTTTAAGTTTTATACAAATAAACCTTTTTCAAATTTTACCAACTTTAatgatgaaaacagaaaacttacAAGCATTTACATGACACTATGGAGTATTAACACAAAATTATAGCTATACCTTGAGGGTAAGGAGGATCCCGTTCTACCTGTTGTGATAAATTACAgactttaaatgtttaaaatagtgAATCATTAATCAACACATTTAACAGGTCAGACATGATTATCACAGTTTTATGGCAGTCGTGACTTTAATTTTTGTTATTCATTGTCTAGTTTGAAACTATAACTTGGCCCTATTCTGTGCAGCATCAGAGCTCAGATGATTTCTGAGGAAATCTTGGATCTTCTTCCACATGTGGACCTCAGCTGCTGCGTGGGACTTGGGCTCACCTCCCCACAAGACTGGCTTGCCTAAAACCCCATGGAAGCTGGAAGGGCAGTAGGGTCCATAAGGTGGCTCTAAGTAGTGTCCAGCTCCAGGGTATGACACACTCTCAAACTTCTCCTTCCCGTGACGCTTCAGTCTCTCCACCATCTCATCCACGTAAGCCTTGCTGTCCCAGTTAAGGTCATCCTCAGAGGCCACAAAGAGGAAATGTCCTTTGGCTCGTTCAATGGGAATCAGGCTGCCCTTGTTCTCCTCCGCCAGAGGATTGTTTAAAACGTATTTGGTGTTGAAGGCCCCTGACTCAGTGGGAATCACTTTCTTTAAATCAAACATTAATGCAGAATGTATTTGTCTTTTCTTATAGTAGAGAGGCAAAGCTACATTGGCAGAGCAGCCATTGATCCACACTGTGGCCTCAATATCTGGTAGGTAAGAAGCAACTGATAAGGCAAGATCTCCACTTTTGGAAAGGGATATTACACCAACTTTTTTACTGGAACCCTGTGGAAAAACATGTCAATGAACAGCCATCAAAGTTGTCTTCAACAACTATGAGTCTTCCAGAATAAATTAACTCACCTTAGTTAGTTTTTTTAGAAACTCGACAGCTTCTTCCAAATAATCCAGGTGGATCTCCTTAATGTTTTTAGGCAGGTCATCGTGGCCATACAGGGCAACAGTCAGAACCAAAAATCCTCTGCTGGCCAACAGAGAGGCTCTTTTCTCTGACAGACCTCCACCAAAAGTGTACAAATCTAACACAGCTGGGAAGGGACCCCTGCCTGGAATGAAACATACATGCAAAGCAAGCATATTTTTGTATGGAGCTAAAATTATGAGTAACTGTAACTAGGACATTTTCAAGTATGTACTTTTTTTCCTAAATGATGCTGACAAACCTGGAGGAGTAAACAGGACTCCTCGAATGTTCCCCTCTTTGATGGGGACCCGAATGACCCCATCTCCCATTAGAATCCTCTCATTAGTCGCCTCTGCCAGAATCCGGCCCTCACCTGCCTCCTCGTGCACTGAGAACTTTACCATGGATGGATTAAGGGCATTTATCTTCTGAAGTCTTTTATGCAAAGAGTGCGGTGTCATTGACCAAAGCAGACCCATCGGTTCAACCCCAACGTAGCTCCCACTGAGTGAGGGGTCTCTCTTCAAGTCAATCTCCCCGTTGCCATTGGCTCTGTAGGTGGCCGCAGAGCTGAACACAGTTCCCTTGTCGTCGGTTGAGCTGGCTCTCAGGGAGACCACCTGCCTCGACCTCAGCCCGGCCACCTTCACCTGAATAGGCTCATCAAACAGACACCTGGCACTCGGGAGCAGCCTCAGCCTGACTTGGGAAGCCATGTCTTCAGCAACTTTCCTTTAAGTTACACGTTTAGACTTTGCCctatagaaaaataaacaaaatagtgCTACTGCACACGTTATTTTTATTACTCTAAGAGGTGCTGTGAACTTTAGCCTTTTAGAGTACACACTGGCCTTGTGGTAAAGTTAAAGAGTCCTATTGTATTTCACTCCAACTCTAGCATCCAAAGTGGATCTAAACGACGATGTGATATACGTCTTCCAGCTTTGTTTGGCTCAACAGAACTGTTAAGTTTCAAGGGTCCTGtgcgcttttattttgatgcctTCCTTCCTACTTCCCTAACCCTCTCAGACCTGCAGTAACAGAACTACAGAAGCATTAGCGCTagctaaaaatcttttcttcccCCCACCAAGGGTAAAAGAGCAggaaatatttttacatttctgtaaaAGCCTGAAGCCTCACCACCTAGACTTTTGTCGAGGATCAAGGGAAGACAGAGTACAAGAAAAGCTTCGTAAAGACTTTGGCTTCACTAACTAGTACATTTAAGCATTATACATACGACTTAAGcctgaaaacaaaagctttACCTGACGCTTAACCCTCCAAATGTGGAGGCATACACTCACGAAATCTCCCACCACTACTGTCAAACGAGCAAAAAGTGTGCAGAGAGCCACGACAAACTCGAGCGCTTATCAAAACAGGAAGTTATCACTAATCCCTTCACAATAAGAGCCTGAACTGCAAACAAACGCAGAGCTGCTCGGTACCGATTATAGCCCCCCAACCccccttcccctctctctcttcctctccactgcatggctttggaaaatgtgaatgaGAGAGTGATATTATACCCCTTTCGTCAAAAAAAGTGACAGGTTACTTCCGGAGCTCATTAATTATTCATGAGCTCCGGAAGTCCGGAagtaggaagtaattaaattatCCCCTAATTAAATTATCCTCTAATTAAATTAGCTCCGGAAGTCCGGAagtaggaagtaattaaataataaaaatatgatattcataaaaaatatgatattcataaaaatatgatattcataaaaatatgatattcataaaaatataattgattatttagaaagttttttatatatcaaattagcagtcttttatttctttaagcaattaaaaaatttatttatttttttatgctcaaaaaacgccatctggtggcgggtcagtgtgtgtgcgcgcgcccgCGCGCGCCCGAGGCTGTGTGTCTGGGCGCGCGGGGGCGCGCCCGTGTCTCCGGACCGTGCTCTCTCGGGCTCCGtgctcatgtgtttaaaaatgtattaaaccatattaaaattgtttagttaaacttgtgcttttgtaacgttcagtatggccacaaacacatgctgcatgccttgggggaaaactttatttagatttatatgcatttgtagatttagAATAAAACTCATACTCAGAAAAAACAACTCGCGCGATCCCCGCAGCCCCCTTAACCTAATCCTTAGATACATAAGCAGGGAAAACTCCTTAAAAAACCCTCCGCTATTTCtccaaaaccctacaataacttgTTAGGGTACcccctctattcccaaaaccttatattcgataacagggaaaatcctgaaaaaatcCTTAGTCTTTTTTCTCAAATTCAGCGCCCCGCGGCTCCCTTCATGCTCAgccaaacaaagccaaaactccttttaaaaatttctccGCGATTTCTCCAAAACCCCTAGAATAACTTGTTAGCTACCCCTCTATTCCCAAAAAAAAAGCGCTATAATCCAAAAACATTGGGAAAGCTCCTTactcttttttcttcaaaaacttgCCTCTTGCTAGCTACCTCTAAAATTCTACGCAGAGTCTAAGTTCTACCTCGCTCTTAATCGCACCGACCCGCAACAGCTTCCAGAGCATAATTTGTCCTGCTTGTTCGCTCCCCGCTCTGCTCCCTAATGCGCTGCTTACCTCGTTTGAAAATTCCCCCCTTAGACCAACTCCGCCTCACTGCGCCCCGCTGCCAATCACATAACAAATCGCACGGCTCCCTTCGCACCCCGGTTAGCCAATCGGCTCCAGGTCTGATTTTACGATCTCCCGCTGATGTTAAGACTATCTTCGAACCCCCAGAAGACCCCTGCCTTCAGCCATATCAACAACTGGAACCGCTCAGACTGCTTGCGACTTCGCATAGGGAGCGGCCGATTTCAACAGCAACTTGCGTCTCTTTCCTTATCCGCATATCATTCGGTAAGTGTTAATCTTGCTCTCTaactacatttttgcattttcctttttaccatTCTGTCAAtcctttcatttaaataaataaataaatatcacaatgGTTTGTAACAGGTACAatacaccatccatccatccattcgcctccacttatccttttctcaGGCTCGCGCAgtgcgctggagcctatcccacgtacaatacactttaaaatatatataagctcCACTTTTAACTCCCGTAAAAGTTTATACATTACATGTCTACATCACCTATCATGGCCTCATCGGGTATCTCATATCATCTTGTTATTGTTATGTTATGCTCCTTTGATATTTTGCTAGTTTGCgtgttttaaaactctttttgtttttctttatatttttagacCCAGATGTGTTAACCTGATCCCTGCGAAACACCAGCTCTGCGTGGATTTTGACCGCGAGTGACCGGATGTTGTTTCCGGCCTGAGGTTGCCTGAAATGCCGTGAGGCTCGTTTGAAAGATTGCGCCCGAGACCAACTCCGCCTCCAAGGCATGCCTACCTTTAGCTGCCACCAGTGAGATATCAGAGCCGGGCTCCACATATCCAATCAGGAGCACGAGCAAGACAGCTTTTGCAGACTCTCCAGAAATATACAAGTCCTTACCAACTGCTCTGCAACCCAGTGTTTCTGGTCCCCTCACTAACATcgctttttgagatattttttatgaaccaccaaaaaagcaattttaccCCACAGTACAGAAGACTGGGTCTGAGGGCAGCAGCGGGGACAAATGATTGTAATGAAGCGACGGACATTTCATGGCTGGTCTTGCATAATCGTGAGTTATTATGTCATATGGTGATAAGTACATAGTTTTGCAAGAGGCATAcaagcactgtggaaaaagtaatcataaaactgtttttgtgaacaccctacgttatgctttaaaaaatgtgatacatgtaatgtgatcatcaaagaacatgattttttttaaaaaaaaaacttttattcttaTGCTTTTAAAGTATGTCAGATTATCTTAAAACACTTATTTgtatgttataatgtttttcttacacCATGTGTAATTTTTATAGACACCTTATTCATTGTATCAATGTGTAATTATGTAtcttttgataaataaataaaatatttaatcttgtatttgtgtacttTCTGGTGATTCAATAAAAAATTAGTCACATATCGCTCTGATAAACACAGAtggctgaaagaaatgtttgatggaACAAAGGAAACAAGTGTCTTGCTGCTAAACTTTTAAGTCACCATGGTTTAAATGAGAAAGTCTgtatgtaaaacatgaaaaactccaTATCAGTGATATCTACAAAGGTgtactcatttctttgtaatggtactttactgttccaatgaaacaaaaagaaaatctcatttttaaagtacatttttcgGCCATCCTGACCTATTTTCAGGGGCAAGAATGTTGATGTTAGACTGTGTTTTAAATCAGGTTGTGATCTTAAACTAACTATCACAGCACTGATTTCAGTTGTAATCTCAATTAGAATCCCAATTTGGCTTTTCTCCAGTCAGTGTTATGGTGAAATTTAACTTGTTCTTTTGTGTAATTGCACATGGCCCAGCAAAGGACCCCTTAGTAAACTGTACAGCATAAGTTTTCAATTCACTTTTGTCAGAAAACTTCACAGTATGAGAAGTTACAGCACAGTTTCTCCAAACGTGTGGTTCTTTTTCAGCCAGCGTGCTTTTAGAGCATCTACATTAGCTCATGTAGTAAAAGTACAATCAGTAAGTGTACTTTAACATTTGAGATTCCGAGTCACTCTTGCTTAGATCATGTGAACTATATCATGAACCTTTTTTTGTATAATGCATCAAACGTGTTcaaatcagtttattttcaatttattttaactaaTCTAGAGACAAGCAACTCCTTTTTAGCTTCTGTTATGTATTTACTTCTCACACCTTAATCTAGATGTTAGTGTTCTCAGAGTTAACATGTCTCATGTTGCCATGTTGTATTTCTAATACCCAGCCTCAGTGTTCGCCCTGTTGACCCTCAAATCCAAACACCAATGATCTAGATATTCACAAAATTCATAAGGAGATTCTTAAGGTcttaagttttgttgtttttatgttttacaaaaagaaaacttcacattttttatatttttaaacgaAAGTGACATGCAaggatatttttctttagtgaTGTTGCTTCAGCAATCTCAAATACTAATTATTCTGGGAATATTTATGGTCAAACTATGTGATtttccaaatgtgtgtgtgtgtggagtaaaaTGACCTTGTTCTTATGATGTTGTCACCGTGAATCATTTAGGATTAACAACACAAATTGTatcgatagcagaaacagtCTTATAACTTATAATTCTCACACGTTACCGCTAGTTTTACAAACgcagtcttcttcagctctgtttatgtagcttttatGAAACTGATTTTCCATAGTACAAgtagaatttattttttctttgctctccagtataaatgcaataatttgcaGGCTTTTTACTGAAACTCTCACAATGCAACACTCAATGCTCAGAGCTTCATAtatcaacagctctgaaaatatcttcttttttaaagtaatgtaggACAggatctctcactctctgtgtctcaaaaaaacccaactaaacTGGCAATCACcactaaacaaatgaaagtagtttatggcttttttatcagctgcatttctttcatttatgtattgatCCCATTGTTTATTGGTAATGCTTTTAGGTCACTGTTTTAGCATGTCTGCCTCACACtccatttaaacagtttaacagaTAGTGGGGTctggtaaggaagttggggggaagcagacaactccataggaagagtctttttgtcttttctccactGTAAAAGATAGCAAGGCagtgtgaaactttctttgcgggaaagacaaaactgagagccatgctaggctcagtgaGAGACTCTGCTCACCCTCTGCCCCAGCGATGGCAGTCCCTCACCAAGCTcgatttctgttctttgtcttgattaaagaatgttagctaccgctcatcgcttgtctgcaggctttattaaatggaaaacttccacaacaaccTCTAAACAGTGGTTTATGGCTTTTTGTCACCTGCAACACCATGTAACACTTGGATGTTAGattcttttaccagtcagtgttgTTAGCCCCAACCCCCAGGCTCCAGGTGTCTGAGCTCTAACCCTGGCTGCCAAATGTCCCCCTGAGGCCTTTGTGCCTTTTACCACCAGACTAAGTTTGTAGTCCTatctactaatattattttatttttttattatagcacaaggttcagttaggtTACTACTTTGACTTCCTCAATTTGAGCACATTTCTGACCCGATACTTTATCAAGCTTTTACTCGAGTGTTTTTGACACTAGcagctgtacttctacttaagtgaaAATTGCCTGCAATTTTGCCACCTCAGTTGCCACTTTTCTGGAGTTTGTACACTTTTTATATTGAAACGTTCAACGTTTTACGTGTTATCCTTGATCACAGTTCTAAACAAGTTAACTTTCTTCACTTCAAAgtaacccaaaaaaagaaactatatgTCCAGTTCTCTTTACTCCAAACCTGGTTTAAGGctatgctgttgttgtgatatggccatacaaataatattaagtttaattaatcttaaaaaaaaaaggctgcttcATGGCTACCTGTTCAGAGAATTTGCAGACTTTTATGGAAACTGTCACAATGTAACACTCTCACTGTCAAAACAGGGTTGATCCATGTTTCTATGAACACTGATTaatatatcaacagctctgaaaatcctttttttttttttttaaagtaaagcagaACAGGATCTCTGTATCTCTAAAAATCCCAACAAAACTGGCAATCACCTCTAAACAAATGGAAGTAGTTTATGGATCTTTATCACCTGCAACACCATGTAACACCTAGATGTTAGACTCTTTTACCATCACATTTGCAAGGGTTTATGTGTTATCCTTGATCACAGTTCTAAATAAGTTAACTTTCTTGACATAAAAGTAGCCCAAAGAAGACAAATATATGTCCAGTTCTTTTTTACTCCAaacctactgatcggaaaacATTATGTGATGCTGGAAGTTTTCATCCTATCCATCTGCAAAACAAGTTTACCTGTAAGCCAACACATTAGACGTAAGCAAATTTGTGAAATTCCTGAACAATGTGCTTTGTGGAGTAGCAGTAGTACTAGAACTAGTACTAGTAGTCCTAGTATTCTGCAGCAACCAGGCTTCAAGAGTGATCACTCTTCTGGCTTTCAAATggtgaaaacatgtcacagtctTAACCGCAAATCAGAAATGTtggtaaatttaaaaaggaatttaaacGTCAGCTTTGacatagacacagactttaTTAATGCCACACTCAGGAAATTCACATGTTACACATGATTTAGCTCACCTGCTAAATCCCCAGAGCAATAACCCCATCAGCACCATTAGCCTGagtgttgatcctccaggtgagtgagtggagttgagtgtgtgtgtgtgtgtgtgtgtgtgtgtgtgtgtgtgtgtgtgtgtgtgtgtgtgatcagaggtgaagctgctttctgcaaagtctcatcaacaaccaAGAAGAGTCTAAAAGCACTAAATATgaaacagaccatttaccataccCAACACTGAGCTCCTGCACAGTCAGATGGAgtgaaacataatgtcccagtGGTGTTCTGTTGGATTTAGCAGGTGAGCGTTGTTGCCAGTCAAAAcctttttggaaactctttacaagaatcaatgtaattatttgttttacttgaatCAAATGTATTGGTTTATAtacctgaaataaaacttttttttggaaacccgttacatcaaataaaactttcttggaAAAGCATTGCAAGAATCAATCGAGTTATTTGTTTTACCCCATTCAAATCTATTGGTTtcattacatcaaattaaataattttggaaacccgttacatcaaataaaactttcttggaAAAACTTTACAAGAATCAATgtaattaattgttttttttatttgaatcaaATGTATTGGTTTATATActtgaaataaaacttttttggaAAC includes:
- the LOC113010521 gene encoding acyl-coenzyme A thioesterase 5-like — protein: MASQVRLRLLPSARCLFDEPIQVKVAGLRSRQVVSLRASSTDDKGTVFSSAATYRANGNGEIDLKRDPSLSGSYVGVEPMGLLWSMTPHSLHKRLQKINALNPSMVKFSVHEEAGEGRILAEATNERILMGDGVIRVPIKEGNIRGVLFTPPGRGPFPAVLDLYTFGGGLSEKRASLLASRGFLVLTVALYGHDDLPKNIKEIHLDYLEEAVEFLKKLTKGSSKKVGVISLSKSGDLALSVASYLPDIEATVWINGCSANVALPLYYKKRQIHSALMFDLKKVIPTESGAFNTKYVLNNPLAEENKGSLIPIERAKGHFLFVASEDDLNWDSKAYVDEMVERLKRHGKEKFESVSYPGAGHYLEPPYGPYCPSSFHGVLGKPVLWGGEPKSHAAAEVHMWKKIQDFLRNHLSSDAAQNRAKL